A genomic segment from Osmerus mordax isolate fOsmMor3 chromosome 5, fOsmMor3.pri, whole genome shotgun sequence encodes:
- the peli1b gene encoding E3 ubiquitin-protein ligase pellino homolog 1b, producing MFSPEQENISTTASTKVPVKYGELIVLGYNGSLPNGDRGRRKSRFSLCKRPKANGVKPSTVHSGCTPQAAKAISNKDQHSISYTLSRAQTVVVEYTHDSSTDMFQIGRSTEGPIDYVVTDTVAGSQSNADTQSVQSTISRFACRIMCQRTPPYAARIYAAGFDSSKNIFLGEKAAKWKTTDGQMDGLTTNGVLVMHPRHGFTQDSKPGVWREISVCGNVFTLRETRSAQQRGKMVESESQELVDGSLVDLCGATLLWRTAEGLSRTPTLKHLEALRQEINAARPQCPVGFNTLAFPSMRRKDTPDEKQPWVYLQCGHVHGYHNWGNHREEREGREGRHRECPMCRAKGPYVPLWLGCEAGFYLDAAPPTHAFSPCGHVCSEKTAGFWSQIPLPHGTHTFHAACPFCAQQLSGEQGYVRLIFQGPLD from the exons ATGTTCTCTCCAGAGCAGGAAAACATCTCCACCACCGCCTCCACCAAAGTGCCAGTCAAGTACGGGGAGCTCATCGTGCTGGG gtACAATGGCTCTCTGCCCAATGGGGACCGGGGCAGACGTAAAAGCCGCTTTAGCCTGTGTAAGCGGCCCAAGGCGAATGGGGTCAAGCCCAGCACGGTGCACAGCGGCTGCACACCACAGGCAGCAAag GCCATCAGCAACAAGGACCAGCACAGCATCTCCTACACTCTGTCTCGAGCACAGACGGTGGTGGTGGAATACACACACGACAGCAGCACAGACATGTTCCAG ATTGGCCGCTCCACAGAGGGCCCCATCGACTACGTGGTGACGGACACGGTCGCGGGCAGCCAGAGCAATGCCGACACCCAGTCCGTCCAGAGCACCATCTCCCGCTTCGCCTGCCGCATCATGTGCCAGCGCACGCCGCCCTACGCCGCCCGCATCTACGCGGCGGGCTTTGACTCTTCCAAGAACATCTTCCTGGGG gaGAAGGCAGCTAAGTGGAAAACGACGGACGGGCAGATGGATGGCCTGACCACCAATGGCGTTCTGGTGATGCACCCGCGCCACGGCTTCACCCAGGACTCCAAGCCTGGCGTTTGGCGAGAGATCTCCGTGTGCGGCAACGTGTTCACACTCCGAGAGACGCGCTCTGCACAGCAGCGCGGCAAAATG GTGGAGAGCGAGAGCCAAGAACTGGTCGACGGCTCGCTTGTCGACCTGTGTGGCGCCACCCTCCTGTGGCGCACGGCGGAGGGCCTGTCGCGCACGCCCACCCTCAAGCACCTGGAGGCCCTGCGGCAGGAGATCAACGCGGCGCGGCCGCAGTGCCCCGTGGGCTTCAACACCCTCGCCTTCCCCTCCATGCGGCGCAAGGACACGCCCGACGAGAAGCAGCCCTGGGTCTACCTCCAGTGCGGCCACGTGCACGGCTACCACAACTGGGGGAACCAccgggaagagagggagggccgCGAAGGACGCCACCGGGAGTGCCCCATGTGCAGAGCCAAGGGGCCGTACGTACCGCTGTGGTTGGGCTGCGAGGCCGGCTTTTACCTGGACGCCGCGCCTCCCACCCACGCCTTCAGCCCCTGCGGTCACGTGTGCTCGGAGAAGACGGCGGGCTTCTGGAGCCAGATCCCGCTGCCTCACGGCACGCACACCTTTCACGCCGCCTGCCCCTTCTGCGCCCAGCAGCTGTCTGGTGAGCAAGGCTACGTGAGACTCATCTTCCAAGGACCCCTCGATTAA
- the ugp2b gene encoding UDP-glucose pyrophosphorylase 2b isoform X1, protein MALYVEGLTKGLANGGMAQFQEVMRQQLESSMHTELEMLLDTATGAEKEVSRKDFEGFKKIFHRFLQVKGPSVEWAKIHRPPEDSIQPYDRIAARGLPDNVADSLNKLVVVKLNGGLGTSMGCKGPKSLIGVRNENTFLDLTVQQIEHLNKTYNTDVPLVLMNSFNTDEDTKKILQQYTHHRVKIHTFNQSRYPRVNKESLLPVAKDMGMTGENADVWYPPGHGDIYASFYNSGLLDQLIAEGKEYIFVSNIDNLGATVDLHILHHLASQPNGKRCEFIMEVTDKTRADVKGGTLIQYNGKLRLLEIAQVPKAHVDEFKSVTKFKIFNTNNLWISLAAIKRLQEQSAMDMEIIVNPKTLDGGQNVIQLETAVGAAIKSFDNALGINVPRSRFLPVKTTSDLLLVMSNLYSLEAGSLNMSQKREFPTTPHVKLGSSFTKVQEYVTRFESIPDMLELDHLTVSGDVTFGKQVSLKGTVIIIANHGDRIDIPAGSMLENKIVSGNLRILDH, encoded by the exons ATGGCACTTTATGTTGAAG GTCTGACTAAGGGCTTGGCCAACGGAGGGATGGCCCAGTTTCAGGAAGTGATGCGTCAGCAGCTGGAGAGCTCCATGCATACAGAGCTGGAGATGCTGCTGGACACGGCCACAGGAGCTGAGAAAGAG GTGTCTAGAAAAGACTTTGAGGGCTTCAAGAAGATCTTCCACAGATTCCTACAGGTGAAGGGACCTTCAGTCGAGTGGGCAAAGATACACAGACCTCCAGAAGACTCG ATCCAGCCGTACGACAGGATAGCGGCACGCGGCCTTCCAGACAACGTGGCAGACAGCCTGAACAAGCTGGTGGTGGTTAAGCTGAATGGAGGTCTGGGGACAAGCATGGGCTGCAAGGGCCCCAAGAGTCTCATCGGCGTCCGCAACGAGAACACCTTCCTGGACCTCACCGTGCAGCAGATCGAG CACTTGAACAAGACGTACAACACAGACGTACCCCTGGTCCTCATGAACTCCTTCAATACTGATGAGGACACCAAGAAGATCCTCCAGCAGTACACACACCACCGTGTCAAGATACACACCTTCAACCAGAGCAG gtacCCCCGAGTCAACAAGGAGTCCCTCCTCCCCGTGGCCAAGGACATGGGCATGACTGGGGAGAACGCCGACGTGTGGTACCCGCCGGGGCACGGCGACATCTACGCCAGCTTCTACAACTCCGGCCTGCTGGACCAGCTGATCGCCGAGGGGAAGGAGTACATCTTCGTGTCCAACATCGACAACCTGGGCGCCACCGTGGACCTGCACATCCTGCACCACCTGGCGAGCCAGCCCAACGGCAAGCGCTGCGAGTTCATCATGGAGGTGACGGACAAGACCCGCGCCGACGTCAAG GGTGGCACCCTCATCCAGTACAACGGCAAGCTGCGGCTGTTGGAGATCGCCCAGGTACCCAAGGCCCATGTGGACGAGTTCAAGTCCGTGACCAAGTTCAAGATCTTCAACACCAACAACCTGTGGATCTCCCTGGCAGCTATCAAGAGGCTGCAGGAGCAGAGCGCCATGGATATGGAGATCATCGTCAACCCCAAG ACTCTGGACGGGGGGCAGAATGTAATCCAGCTGGAGACCGCGGTGGGCGCTGCCATCAAGAGCTTCGACAACGCTCTGGGCATCAACGTGCCCCGCAGCCGCTTCCTGCCTGTCAAGACTACCTCCGACCTCCTATTGGTCATGTCCAACCTGTACAGCCTGGAGGCGGGGTCACTGAACATGAGCCAGAAGAGGGAGTTTCCCACCACGCCCCACGTCAAACTGGGCAGTTCCTTCACCAAG GTCCAAGAGTATGTGACTCGCTTCGAGAGCATTCCAGATATGTTGGAGCTGGACCATTTAACGGTGTCTGGAGACGTCACGTTCGGAAAGCAAGTTTCTCTGAAG GGAACGGTAATCATCATAGCCAATCATGGAGATCGAATCGACATTCCAGCCGGTTCCATGCTCGAGAACAAGATTGTGTCTGGCAACCTCCGCATCCTGGACCACTGA
- the ugp2b gene encoding UDP-glucose pyrophosphorylase 2b isoform X2, producing the protein MAQFQEVMRQQLESSMHTELEMLLDTATGAEKEVSRKDFEGFKKIFHRFLQVKGPSVEWAKIHRPPEDSIQPYDRIAARGLPDNVADSLNKLVVVKLNGGLGTSMGCKGPKSLIGVRNENTFLDLTVQQIEHLNKTYNTDVPLVLMNSFNTDEDTKKILQQYTHHRVKIHTFNQSRYPRVNKESLLPVAKDMGMTGENADVWYPPGHGDIYASFYNSGLLDQLIAEGKEYIFVSNIDNLGATVDLHILHHLASQPNGKRCEFIMEVTDKTRADVKGGTLIQYNGKLRLLEIAQVPKAHVDEFKSVTKFKIFNTNNLWISLAAIKRLQEQSAMDMEIIVNPKTLDGGQNVIQLETAVGAAIKSFDNALGINVPRSRFLPVKTTSDLLLVMSNLYSLEAGSLNMSQKREFPTTPHVKLGSSFTKVQEYVTRFESIPDMLELDHLTVSGDVTFGKQVSLKGTVIIIANHGDRIDIPAGSMLENKIVSGNLRILDH; encoded by the exons ATGGCCCAGTTTCAGGAAGTGATGCGTCAGCAGCTGGAGAGCTCCATGCATACAGAGCTGGAGATGCTGCTGGACACGGCCACAGGAGCTGAGAAAGAG GTGTCTAGAAAAGACTTTGAGGGCTTCAAGAAGATCTTCCACAGATTCCTACAGGTGAAGGGACCTTCAGTCGAGTGGGCAAAGATACACAGACCTCCAGAAGACTCG ATCCAGCCGTACGACAGGATAGCGGCACGCGGCCTTCCAGACAACGTGGCAGACAGCCTGAACAAGCTGGTGGTGGTTAAGCTGAATGGAGGTCTGGGGACAAGCATGGGCTGCAAGGGCCCCAAGAGTCTCATCGGCGTCCGCAACGAGAACACCTTCCTGGACCTCACCGTGCAGCAGATCGAG CACTTGAACAAGACGTACAACACAGACGTACCCCTGGTCCTCATGAACTCCTTCAATACTGATGAGGACACCAAGAAGATCCTCCAGCAGTACACACACCACCGTGTCAAGATACACACCTTCAACCAGAGCAG gtacCCCCGAGTCAACAAGGAGTCCCTCCTCCCCGTGGCCAAGGACATGGGCATGACTGGGGAGAACGCCGACGTGTGGTACCCGCCGGGGCACGGCGACATCTACGCCAGCTTCTACAACTCCGGCCTGCTGGACCAGCTGATCGCCGAGGGGAAGGAGTACATCTTCGTGTCCAACATCGACAACCTGGGCGCCACCGTGGACCTGCACATCCTGCACCACCTGGCGAGCCAGCCCAACGGCAAGCGCTGCGAGTTCATCATGGAGGTGACGGACAAGACCCGCGCCGACGTCAAG GGTGGCACCCTCATCCAGTACAACGGCAAGCTGCGGCTGTTGGAGATCGCCCAGGTACCCAAGGCCCATGTGGACGAGTTCAAGTCCGTGACCAAGTTCAAGATCTTCAACACCAACAACCTGTGGATCTCCCTGGCAGCTATCAAGAGGCTGCAGGAGCAGAGCGCCATGGATATGGAGATCATCGTCAACCCCAAG ACTCTGGACGGGGGGCAGAATGTAATCCAGCTGGAGACCGCGGTGGGCGCTGCCATCAAGAGCTTCGACAACGCTCTGGGCATCAACGTGCCCCGCAGCCGCTTCCTGCCTGTCAAGACTACCTCCGACCTCCTATTGGTCATGTCCAACCTGTACAGCCTGGAGGCGGGGTCACTGAACATGAGCCAGAAGAGGGAGTTTCCCACCACGCCCCACGTCAAACTGGGCAGTTCCTTCACCAAG GTCCAAGAGTATGTGACTCGCTTCGAGAGCATTCCAGATATGTTGGAGCTGGACCATTTAACGGTGTCTGGAGACGTCACGTTCGGAAAGCAAGTTTCTCTGAAG GGAACGGTAATCATCATAGCCAATCATGGAGATCGAATCGACATTCCAGCCGGTTCCATGCTCGAGAACAAGATTGTGTCTGGCAACCTCCGCATCCTGGACCACTGA
- the mdh1ab gene encoding malate dehydrogenase 1Ab, NAD (soluble), translating into MSEPIRVLVTGAAGQIAYSLLFGIAKGDVFGANQPIILVLLDITPMLPVLDGVVMELQDCALPLLKEVIPTDKEEVAFKDLDAAILVGSMPRRDGMERKDLLKANVAIFKSQGTALENYAKKTVKVLVVGNPANTNCLIAAKSAPSIPKENFSCLTRLDHNRARSQVAMRCGVPATHVKNVIIWGNHSSTQYPDVHHCKVNMAGSDLACFEAVKDDTWLKGEFIATVQQRGAAVIKARKLSSAMSAAKAICDHMRDIWSGTPEGEFISMGVYSKGNTYGVPDDLIYSFPVQIKDKSWKFVEGLAINDFSRGKMDETAKELVEERDTAISFLGV; encoded by the exons ATG tCTGAGCCCATTCGAGTTTTGGTGACCGGCGCTGCTGGGCAGATTGCCTATTCCCTGCTCTTTGGCATCGCCAAGGGAGATGTCTTCGGAGCAAATCAG CCCATCATCCTGGTCCTGCTGGACATCACGCCCATGCTGCCCGTCCTGGACGGCGTTGTCATGGAGCTGCAGGACTGTGCCCTCCCACTTCTGAAAG AGGTCATCCCCACTGACAAGGAGGAGGTGGCCTTCAAGGACTTGGACGCTGCCATCCTGGTCGGCTCAATGCCCAGAAGGGATGGCATGGAGAGGAAGGACCTCCTCAAGGCCAACGTGGCCATCTTCAAGAGCCAGGGCACAGCCCTGGAGAATTATGCGAAGAAGACCGTCAAG GTCCTAGTTGTGGGCAACCCAGCCAACACCAACTGCCTGATCGCAGCCAAGTCTGCCCCCTCAATTCCCAAGGAGAACTTCTCCTGCCTGACCCGCCTGGATCATAACAGGGCTCGCtctcag GTGGCGATGCGCTGCGGGGTGCCAGCCACCCACGTGAAGAACGTGATTATCTGGGGCAACCACTCATCTACCCAGTACCCCGATGTGCACCATTGCAAGGTCAACATGGCTGGCAGTGACCTAGCTTGCTTTGAAGCAGTCAAGGATGACACCTGGCTCAAAGGAGAATTTATCGCT ACGGTGCAGCAGAGGGGCGCAGCAGTCATCAAGGCCAGGAAGCTGTCCAGTGCCATGTCTGCAGCAAAGGCTATCTGTGACCATATGAGGGATATCTGGTCAGGCACTCCTGAG GGTGAGTTCATTTCTATGGGTGTGTATTCAAAAGGCAACACCTACGGAGTCCCAGATGACCTCATCTACTCCTTCCCTGTTCAGATCAAG GACAAGTCTTGGAAGTTTGTGGAAGGGCTGGCCATCAACGACTTCTCTCGAGGCAAGATGGATGAAACAGCCAAGGagttggtggaggagagagacactgccATCTCCTTCTTGGGAGTTTGA